The following is a genomic window from Nitrospira sp..
TTTCCTCTTCAGGCGGAGCTATTTACGGCGAGCAAGATATGTTTCCCGCTCCGGAGAGTCATCCAACGAATCCGCTCTCACCCTATGGGATCAGCAAATTGTGCGGAGAGCACTACTTGTCATACTTTCAGCGTACGAGCGGTATTCAAGCGGTTAGCCTACGATACGCTAATGTATATGGGCCAAGGCAGGATCCAGAGGGCGAGGCGGGAGTCGTGGCTATCTTTATCCAAAAGATGTTGAATAACGAGCAGCCCATCATTAATGGGAATGGCCGTCAGACGAGAGATTTTGTGTTTGTGGATGATGTTGCTGAGGCGAACCTTGCCGCAATGGGGCAAGAGACTCAGGGGGTGTACAACGTTGGGACAGGCGTTGAGACATCCATCAATGAGCTATTTAGGCTGCTGGCTAATTTGACGGGCGCTGCTTCAAAGGAAGTGCATGGACCCGCTAAGAAGGGAGAGCAGCTAAGGAGTCTTGTCGACCCTGCTAAAATTCGACAAGCGCTCGGCTGGGAGATGAAGGTTGATCTGCCTGATGGGCTGAAACGGACCGTTGCATTTTTTAGAGAAAAGATAGGCTAGCGGGAAGTGTCAAACATTCCACTTCCCGCATAGACGCGGCTCCACTGCATAAAGAGAGTAGGAGCTTTCGAAAAGCCTGGTGGGGTGTTTTCAGTAGCGTGGAACGGTCTTATCTACTTGAATTGACCAAGCATCTATTCCCCCTACCAGGTTTTTGACGTTCGCAAATCCCTGCTGAATCAAAAAGTTTGTGGCATCAGCGCTTCTCATGCCATGATGACAGTAGGCGATAATCTCCGTATTCTTGTCCAGCTTTGTCAGGGATTGAGGCAATGTGCCCAATGGAATAAGTACGGATCCTTCCAGTTTTGCCAAGGCATGTTCCCATGGCTCTCTCACATCAAGGAGTACGAGTTTATCTCCCTTATCGATTCTTGTTTTCAGTTCCTTCACACCAATGGAATAGCTCATCAAATCCTCCTCATGAAGCGATGGGTGCATCATAAGTGACTCTAGAAATGACTGTCAAATTCATGGACTGATGAGTGCCAGCGACCAATGGTCGTGAGTCTCTGATTATTCTGGTCGGTTAAGACAGAGGGGGCTCCAGTTGGTTGGACAGCCTGTGCCAGTTCTTAAGTGGTGCCTGGTAGGATACGCTTACGCAGTCGTAGGCCGCGCAGACGAGTTCTCCCAGTACACGCGATCGGGTGTGCGTCCGTCAAGCGCGCGATGCGGCCTGACCGCATTGTAGAACGTCACGGATTGCGTGATCCCAGCCTGGACATCGCGGAGGGTGTCGTACGCGCGGAGATAGACCTCTTCATACGTGAGACTCCGCCAGAGGCGCTCCACAACGACGTTATCCCGCCAACACCCGTTCCCGTCCATGCTGATCTGAATGCTGTGGCCCTCCAGCAGCCCGGTGAAGGCCTCGCTCGTGAACTGGCAGCCCTGATCGGTGTTGACGATCTCGTGGCAACCATACTGCGTGATCGCCTCAAGCGCCCCTGTCAACGAGACAGTGTTAGCGGAGAACTTCCGGTTTCTGACGTTGGTCCCATAACGAGACAGTGTTTAACTGGAACCGACGACTTCTTTGGCGGCCTGAGTCACCTGACGTTGTACGACGAACTCGTTCGGGGTCAGGTGCCCAAGCGAGCTGTGAGGCCGACGCTGATTGTAGTCCGCGCGCCAGGCTTCGATGATGGTGTGCGCCTCGGCCAGCGGCGCGAACTGGTGTCCGTTCAAACACTCGTCTCGCAATCGTCCGTGAAACGATTCAAGGAAGGCGTTTTCCACCGGTTTGCCAGGCCGAATGCAGTCGAGGTGCACACCTCGCCGATAGTCCACTCTTCGAGTGCTCGCGATTGAAATTCGGTCCCGTGATCCCCCGTGATGGAGCGAGGGCCTCGTTCACCATGCAGCACACGATCTAACGCGTCTCTGACCATCGCTTCTGACATTCGAAGCCCAGCCGCTAGGATCGGACTCTGACGACTCCAGTTATCGACGACCGGCAAGATCCGAAACGGCCGTCCATTGCTCAGGGTATCATGAACAAAATCCATGCTCTAGCGTTCAGCCGGGCCCACCGGGACCGGGGCTCGGTGCAACGCGATATGCTTCCGTCTCCGCACCCGCAGCTGTAGGCCATCGAGACGGTAGAGCCGACGGACGCGCTTGCGATTCACCGGCCACCCCTCGCGACAGAGCCACACCCAGATGCGCAGATACCCAAACCGCGGTCGGGCATGGGCCAGATCCCGAATGCGGAGCCGGAGGGCCGACTGATCTTTCGCGCGGCTCCGTCGATACCAGGCCGCTCGACTAAATTGTGCCAATCGACAGGCCCACGCACAACTCACCTGAAACGTCCCGTGAAACCACTGGGCTAGTTCCCGGCGGCGGGCGGGCCTCAGGCTTTTTTTCGTAAGGCCTCCGACAGCATGTGCTTGTCGAGGGAGAGGTCCGTCACCAGCCGTTTGAGGCGGACATTTTCTTCTTCCACCTGCCGCAGTCGGCGGAGCTCGCTCACCTCCAGATGCGCATACTTCTTTTTCCAGGTGTAGAAGGTGGCGTCACTACCCCCGAGCTGTCAGCAGGGGGCGCCAACGGGCGTGCCGGCTTCGGCCTGTCGGATGGCATAGACGATCTGCTCCTCAGGGCATTTTGACCGCTTCATGCGTCCGCTCCTTTCGTGAAGGACCGCCGAAGCCGGTAGTCTACTCTCGTGTTGAACCGTCGTCGTTTTCTGGGGAGACGTGACCTTCCCCCGTTTATTACACCAAAGCTGAGGAAGTGAGCTCCTGTGCGAGATGGACCCCGGTTTGATAGTTGTGAATGAACTCCATGGGCGTCACATTCCCAATGGAGCTGTGCGTNNNNNNNNNNNNNNNNNNNNNNNNNNNNNNNNNNNNNNNNNNNNNNNNNNNNNNNNNNNNNNNNNNNNNNNNNNNNNNNNNNNNNNNNNNNNNNNNNNNNACCGGCATCGGCCTCTTTCAGGATCGACACAATTTGCGTTTCGGTGAACTTCGACTGGCGCATAGGAACCTCCTGGCTAGGGTGACGTATTCTGCCAGAAAGTTCTCCTTACTGAGTGTCGCGGTTTACGGGGAGCTTACAGCCTCACTCTTGTTTAGAATACGTGTCGTGCATACGATTCCATTTAATAGGTCTCGCCAAGTGACGGTTAATATGATTGAGGTTGTCCAATGAGAGCGATACGGTTGCATCAGGCTGGTGGGCCAGAAGCGCTTCTGTGCGAGGATGCGCCGACGCCCATTCCGGCGGACACTCAGGTGCGCGTTCGGGTCCATGCGACGGCGATCACGCCCACAGAGTTTGCCTGGTATCCCACCTTCCATAAGCCTGATGGTGCCAGTCGGCCGTTTCCCATTATTCTTGGCCATGAATTCTCCGGTGTCGTTGACGCAATCGGCAAGGATTGCGTGGGCGTTCAGGTTGGGGATTCTGTGTATGGCTTGAGCGATTGGTTTATCGACGGGGCCCAGGCGGACTATTGTCTGACGATTCCTGCCAATATCGCACCGAAGCCTGCCTCGCTGGATCATGTGCAGTCCGCTGTCGTCCCGATCTCGGCCCTCACCGCCTGGCAGGCTTTCATCGATCGGGCACAGCTTTCTCCTGGACAACGGGTGCTCATCCATGGCGCAGCCGGCGGGGTAGGCAGCTTCGCTGTGCAGCTAGCCCGATATATGAAGGCGCAGGTAATCGCGACCGCCTCCAAGGCAAATGCCGACTTTGTCTTGGCCCTCGGGGCCGATGAAGTCATTGATTACCGGACGACAGCGTTTGAAACCATTGCCCGAGACATAGACGTGGTGCTGGACACGGTCGGGGGAGAAACGAGAGATCGCTCGTGGGGAACTCTGCGAAAGACCGGCAAGCTCGTGACCATTGCAGCTGATGCCGAAGGGGTGACTGAACCGCGAGTACGAGATGCCTTCTTCATCGTTGAACCCAATAGGGCTCAGTTGA
Proteins encoded in this region:
- a CDS encoding hypothetical protein (Evidence 5 : Unknown function; MaGe:77309963) codes for the protein MTPMEFIHNYQTGVHLAQELTSSALV
- a CDS encoding hypothetical protein (Evidence 5 : Unknown function; MaGe:77309962) codes for the protein MSELRRLRQVEEENVRLKRLVTDLSLDKHMLSEALRKKA
- a CDS encoding Putative Thiosulfate sulfurtransferase GlpE (Evidence 3 : Putative function from multiple computational evidences; MaGe:77309957); protein product: MSYSIGVKELKTRIDKGDKLVLLDVREPWEHALAKLEGSVLIPLGTLPQSLTKLDKNTEIIAYCHHGMRSADATNFLIQQGFANVKNLVGGIDAWSIQVDKTVPRY
- a CDS encoding NADP-dependent oxidoreductase (MaGe:77309965), with the translated sequence MRAIRLHQAGGPEALLCEDAPTPIPADTQVRVRVHATAITPTEFAWYPTFHKPDGASRPFPIILGHEFSGVVDAIGKDCVGVQVGDSVYGLSDWFIDGAQADYCLTIPANIAPKPASLDHVQSAVVPISALTAWQAFIDRAQLSPGQRVLIHGAAGGVGSFAVQLARYMKAQVIATASKANADFVLALGADEVIDYRTTAFETIARDIDVVLDTVGGETRDRSWGTLRKTGKLVTIAADAEGVTEPRVRDAFFIVEPNRAQLTEIARLIDTGILKPIVGAAFPMESVRQAYDEKPLRGKHVLRIAEP
- a CDS encoding hypothetical protein (Evidence 5 : Unknown function; MaGe:77309964), whose amino-acid sequence is MRFGELRLAHRNLLARVTYSARKFSLLSVAVYGELTASLLFRIRVVHTIPFNRSRQVTVNMIEVVQ
- a CDS encoding Putative UDP-glucose 4-epimerase (Evidence 3 : Putative function from multiple computational evidences; MaGe:77309956), coding for MKVLVTGGAGFIGSHVVDRLVEEGHDVVVVDNLSTGKRKNVNRAANLYKLDIQSSRLERIFRNERPNVVIHLAAQVSVRNSVADPVFDAQVNILGTMNVVHQAVQHGARKVIFSSSGGAIYGEQDMFPAPESHPTNPLSPYGISKLCGEHYLSYFQRTSGIQAVSLRYANVYGPRQDPEGEAGVVAIFIQKMLNNEQPIINGNGRQTRDFVFVDDVAEANLAAMGQETQGVYNVGTGVETSINELFRLLANLTGAASKEVHGPAKKGEQLRSLVDPAKIRQALGWEMKVDLPDGLKRTVAFFREKIG
- a CDS encoding hypothetical protein (Evidence 5 : Unknown function; MaGe:77309959), translated to MDYRRGVHLDCIRPGKPVENAFLESFHGRLRDECLNGHQFAPLAEAHTIIEAWRADYNQRRPHSSLGHLTPNEFVVQRQVTQAAKEVVGSS
- a CDS encoding hypothetical protein (Evidence 5 : Unknown function; MaGe:77309961); the protein is MSCAWACRLAQFSRAAWYRRSRAKDQSALRLRIRDLAHARPRFGYLRIWVWLCREGWPVNRKRVRRLYRLDGLQLRVRRRKHIALHRAPVPVGPAER
- a CDS encoding hypothetical protein (Evidence 5 : Unknown function; MaGe:77309958) codes for the protein MTGALEAITQYGCHEIVNTDQGCQFTSEAFTGLLEGHSIQISMDGNGCWRDNVVVERLWRSLTYEEVYLRAYDTLRDVQAGITQSVTFYNAVRPHRALDGRTPDRVYWENSSARPTTA
- a CDS encoding hypothetical protein (Evidence 5 : Unknown function; MaGe:77309960), with product MDFVHDTLSNGRPFRILPVVDNWSRQSPILAAGLRMSEAMVRDALDRVLHGERGPRSITGDHGTEFQSRALEEWTIGEVCTSTAFGLANRWKTPSLNRFTDDCETSV